From Nicotiana tabacum cultivar K326 chromosome 15, ASM71507v2, whole genome shotgun sequence, the proteins below share one genomic window:
- the LOC107816909 gene encoding uncharacterized protein LOC107816909: MENDFRWSSKLQRSRNWAVLISESVQHYRASANIRFLCANNMAEYEACILGIRMTVNLNARTLLVIGDSSLLIHQVQGEWSIKNVKILLIQNEFVDALETILSMIQHPDKNYINFIEVEIRDQHAYCFHVDKEPDGKPWYHDIKKFLATREYPENATNGQKQALRRLANHFFLNREIMYKRTPDIGLLRCVDVAEVVGLLEEIHGGMCVSHMNEFTFAKKILRSGYFWMTMESHSIHYVQKCHQC; this comes from the exons ATGGAGAATgattttcgatggagcagcaaacttcaaaggagtcgaAATTGGGCAGTACTGATTTCGGAATCTGTACAGCATTATCGAGCATCGGCAAATATCAGATTCCTTTGtgccaataatatggctgaatacgaagcaTGCATACTTGGGATCAGAATGACAGTCAACTTGAATGCTAGAACGCTTTTGGTCATAGGGGATTCTAGTCTACTAATACATCAGGTCCAAGGGGAATGGTCCATCAAAAATGTCAAGATACTTCT GATTCAGAACGAGTTCGTCGATGCCCTTGAAACCATATTATCTATGATTCAGCACCCAGACAAGAACTACATCAACTTTATTGAGGTAGAGATCAgggatcaacatgcttattgcttCCATGTAGATAAGGAACCAGATGGTAAACCATGGTATCacgacatcaagaaattccttgCAACCAGAGAATACCCGGAGAATGCTACAAATGGTCAAAAGCAAGCCCTCAGGAGGCTGGCTAACCACTTTTTCCTCAATAGGGAAATCATGTACAAGAGGACCCCAGACATAGGTTTGTTAAGATGCGTAGATGTTGCCGAGGTAGTCGGATTATTGGAGGAGATACATGGAGGAATGTGTGTATCCCACATGAACGAGTTCACTTTTGCCAAGAAGATATTGAgatctggatacttttggatgactatggaaagccACAGTATCCACTATGTgcagaagtgtcaccagtgcTAG